Part of the Terriglobales bacterium genome, CGATGTCCTTGAAGCTGTAGAACCGCCAGGTGCTGACCATCAGGAAGCTGATGGCGAACAGCAGCAGGAGCCAAAGCGCGCCCAGCCACCACGGCCCCCACAGCGAGGAGCCGATGGGCGCGCCGCGCGCCAGGTGGACGACCGCCGCCACGATGCCCGCCCCGGCGGGGATGGGCATGCCCACGAAGTATTTCCTCCCCGGCCGGCCGGGATTCGACGGCTGCGGGTTGGCCTGGATGTTGAAGCGCGCCAGCCGGGCGACGCCCGCCGTCAGGAAAACGAAGCAGGCCAGCCACCCGAAGCGCAACAGGTTCATGCGTATCTCAGGATCGGCCATGGGGGGCAGCAGGTGGAAGCCCCACATCCAGGCCAGCACCGCCGGCGCCACCCCGAAGGTGATCGCATCGGCCAGCGAATCCAGTTCCCTGCCGAAGTCGCTGGTGGTGTTGGTCATGCGCGCAATGCGCCCGTCCAGTCCGTCGAGCAGCACGGCCACCCCGATCAGCTTGGCGGCCACGTCGAAGTGGTTATAGTCCGAGATCGTGCCCTGGATCGCCTGGCTGATCGCGTAAAACCCCAGGAAGATGTTGCCGCCGGTGAACATCGAGGGCAGCAGGTACATCCCTTTGCGCAGGCGCCGGCGATTCGCCCCCGTGCCCGGGATCTGGAGCTGCTCGCTCATCGGCGTCCTCCCGCGGGAACAGCCGCCAGCTTGGCTTCGCTCCCAGTTGCGCCGGCTGGCGCCACCGGCAGGATCGCCAGGATACTTCTTCCCCCCGCGACGTGCTCTCCGACCTTCACCGCGACCTCAGACTCGACCGGGAAGATGACGTCGGTGCGCGACCCGAACTTGATCATGCCCACCCGCTCGCCGCGCGCTACCCGGTCGCCGACCTTCCTGGTGAATACGATACGCCGCGCCAGCAGCCCCGCAATCTGCTTGAACACCACCGTGTGCCCCTCCCCCTCCACGGTCACGATATTCTGCTCGTTGCTCTCCGACGACGCCGCGCCCATCGCGTTGTGGAAGGTACCCGTGCGGTACTCGACCTTGCGGATCGTGCCCGCGATCGGCGAGCGGTTCACGTGCACGTCGAAGACGCTCAGGAAGATGCTGATGCGCTTGCGCGGAACGCCCTCGACCTCGATGGTGGAAACGTCCGTGACCTTGCCGTCGGCGGGTGACACCAGCGCGCCCGCCGTGGCCGGGATCTGACGTTCCGGATCGCGGAAGAACCAGAGGAAGAAGGCCGCCAGGACCAGGGGCAGCAGCCCGGCCCAGGGGACGGTCAGCCAGGCCACGATCACCGCGGCCACCGTGAAGCCCAGCCCGTAATAGATACCGTCGCGCACCATGGGGAAACATCAAGATTATATTCGGCTTGGCGGAGTCACCGCACCGCGCATTGTGCAGGACCTCTAAAACACGAAACCTCCCGCTCACGGCGGGAGGCCGTAGGTTACAGCGCGATGAATTACGCGACCTGGTGGTCGCGGCGGAACGCTTGCTCGATCGCCTCCATCTGGTCCTTGAGGCGAAGTTTGAGCTTCTTCAGACGCACTTCCTCCAGCTTTTCGTCTTCGGAGAGAAAGCGTTTCTGGATCAGGGAATCTAGTCTTTGTGCGTACTGCGCGTGTTCCTGGGCGAGCCTGCGGAACTCATCGTGGTGGGAAAGCAACTGGTCGCGTACGGGAGAAGCCATCCACAGACCTCCAACGTGACCACAAAACGCTAGCACACGCCTCGACGCCCTTCAACCCCTTTTGAGGGTGGTTGTGGAAAATTTATGCCGAAATAGTAAGCCATCCTCCGGCGGATCCGCGTAGTACGACTTCCTCCGTCCGGCGGCCACGAACCCCCATTTCTCGTAAAGCCGCCTGGCCACCCGGTTCGACTCACGGACTTCGAGAAATACGGAGCGCGCGCTCCGCATTTTGGCCATGTCCAAAAGCCCACCAACCAGCTGCGAGCCCAGCCCACGGCGCTGCGCCGGACCGGCGACTGCCAGATTCTCGATCTCCCACTCGTCGCCCAATACC contains:
- the pssA gene encoding CDP-diacylglycerol--serine O-phosphatidyltransferase; translation: MSEQLQIPGTGANRRRLRKGMYLLPSMFTGGNIFLGFYAISQAIQGTISDYNHFDVAAKLIGVAVLLDGLDGRIARMTNTTSDFGRELDSLADAITFGVAPAVLAWMWGFHLLPPMADPEIRMNLLRFGWLACFVFLTAGVARLARFNIQANPQPSNPGRPGRKYFVGMPIPAGAGIVAAVVHLARGAPIGSSLWGPWWLGALWLLLLFAISFLMVSTWRFYSFKDIDFRSRRPFRVVIFMGLLIASIYFYSNYSLFFIAIAYMLSGVLARLFYVLRRKGSPPPTYTEAPEAR
- a CDS encoding phosphatidylserine decarboxylase family protein, which gives rise to MVRDGIYYGLGFTVAAVIVAWLTVPWAGLLPLVLAAFFLWFFRDPERQIPATAGALVSPADGKVTDVSTIEVEGVPRKRISIFLSVFDVHVNRSPIAGTIRKVEYRTGTFHNAMGAASSESNEQNIVTVEGEGHTVVFKQIAGLLARRIVFTRKVGDRVARGERVGMIKFGSRTDVIFPVESEVAVKVGEHVAGGRSILAILPVAPAGATGSEAKLAAVPAGGRR
- a CDS encoding DUF465 domain-containing protein, producing MASPVRDQLLSHHDEFRRLAQEHAQYAQRLDSLIQKRFLSEDEKLEEVRLKKLKLRLKDQMEAIEQAFRRDHQVA
- the rimI gene encoding ribosomal protein S18-alanine N-acetyltransferase; the encoded protein is MSRVRAATLDDIRMLMAIEEDSPTAAHWQEGQYRAALEPGATPERVSLVVEAETVLGFIVARVLGDEWEIENLAVAGPAQRRGLGSQLVGGLLDMAKMRSARSVFLEVRESNRVARRLYEKWGFVAAGRRKSYYADPPEDGLLFRHKFSTTTLKRG